AAAAGTAGCACACATATTCTTATTGATAAATTCCTACTGAATTGGACACATAATGGAAACTTACGCAAATACTTCACAGTATTATTGGTCTATGCATCGATTGTATAAACGTCACTGATAATTTTCTTAACCATCAGATATTTTACCCAGTATTTCAACATTTAACCGTGACTATAACGCAACTATTAAACCGTTAAAGGCGGCCGGATTTATAGAAGTAACCAAGTCAAAGAAAGGTCGATTCTTGGACAGAGCTCCACGGCAAGAAAGGTATACATTTCTTATTGTAAAACAATGTCGATGCATCTGCAATCAACAAATTGAACATTCTTTTATAGTGTAGCGTAATGACTATGCATCTAAACTGAACTGCGCATGATCGTAGTACGCCATAAACATAGATATAAAAGAGCTTAATAAAAGCGAGTTCGACATatatagttctttaattattgCGATTTTATGTTGGTATTCTATTTgattatgtataatatatagaaATGAAGTTCTCCTCGCATACAACCAAGATAGCGGTTCTTCAGCTTCTGAGCCGAGCAGGACGCAACGAGAAGAAGTTTGCTCGACACTAAAACAGATATGCATGCAGTACGATCTAAATAAGTAAGTATGACGTATATTGACGTCATAAGAATGGCATTAGTTAACTTTTAACAAAACATGAGTATCAAATAACGAACCAGAGGAGATTACATGGGAAACAAAATGTGTTGAACTATTACACATTATTTTCATTAGGAATGGTTACATAAGTAAAGACGCCTTAATCAGAGCAAGTAATTGTCTCTTGGATCCTATACCACAAAATGATTTCGACGACATACTAAGAGTGAGCAAACGAGGTATGTCAGGCACCATAGACTACAACGATTTCATAAAGCAATACTTAGGTAGGTATATCCACATTTCCACAAAATCCATTTCCATTTCTTCtctaattctattttttttttaaccatgaTGCAACTATCTCCAGCATCAGTTGACATCTTCGGCAAACTGCAGAAACTTAGTTTATAGAACTTTGGCCAAACTAGTTTGCTGAAACATTTGAACTCCGCGAATCAAATCTTTGTGATTCTGTAGGCGGACAAAATGACAGGCTCCAGTAACAGAGATtagtactgtagttttaaaTAACTTCTCTAAAATATTAGCAAACTCTGTTTGCAAACAAATGGTTGGTAAAGTGTTCTAGGTTAAATGACATCTGGAAGaatcaaaattgtatttcttacCAGATAATATGACATAACTCTAACTTCCAATGATATTTCAATGTGAAGTATAGTCTGTGATAGACATTCTTTACGAGAGTAATCTTACTCTATTTTTTTAGTGTTAATAAATgacataaacattatttttagattatgaTTATAAGCCTAATCTCGAAGAAGAGATAGTGGTGACTGCACATGATCCTAAAGAgagttttaattttgatgacATTCCTGGTTTAGAATCTACAGACGGAAATAAATCAACATCCTGGCCACCGAAGACTACACAGGGAAATCCCTTATTAGTTACGTCAGAACTAGGCAAAGATTATCAAACGACAGCTCATTTTAAGGTAGATTGAATGCTTTGTGTcttttatactgtaataataaagtTGAAACTGGAAAACACATCTCTGAACCAATcctaacaaaaacaaaatcaaactgTGTAACCGGAAAATTTAGTATACGTATAGCACATCCACTTTCCTGTATCTTTTTTTATTCCTTTTACTTTTAGTGTAACTTGTTTTTTTCATTGCAAATGTTATGTGTGCGTGTGTATGTGCAgagaaacaataacaacaaacaaacttttttttggtCAGTTTGGACATGACGGAGAAAATCCTGCTTCTATCTACCGCAACGATTTTGACATGAAAGGACATCAAACTGACCAAGAACTTGCAAAACCACCAATATCGTCTGAGGTTAGTACACGGGGAATTAAATACTTACAGTGTGGGAGAAATTATTATGAAACGAATTTTAGAATACAATAATTATTCTGAAGTTCGTAGCAACTAAACTGTTAACTCAATAATACAATTGACTATGGTGAAACTTCTCCACAAAATACTGCATAGTGAACTTAATTCTccattaataggcctacaggttGCTtcattttatctaattttacCATGTACCTATTAGGTTATGCACAAGAGTGAAAACCCGGAATTTGGAAAAAGTACAAAACAAACGGATTATATCACTTTTAGGAAAGAAACGGTAAGaatggaaaaaaattatttgcagATCTATACAATGGAAATTGAAAGAAGGTCTACCTTTTATCATACGTGAGGTTTATTATTGAAACAAACAATATGTATATACACTTAGCGTGTTAATAATTTATCTGTACAATCCTCTTAGCATTGTTCATCTGAAACGTATGATTGGAATAGTACAATGTACATTATCATGTTTAAACATTAGTTTATATCCGTATGTTCAAcaaccatattttatttacattatcttTTATAAGCAGATGAATGGGAATGATGAAATggctaaaaaaaataaatcacgCCATTCTAAAAATAGTGTCCATCTGGCTTGTGATGAAAAGAATCACATGGAAGACCGACAAACATCTGGTACGTcagacaaaataataaatatcaatgtTGATACAGTAATTAATGTTATCGTCAcggtttaattgttttaaatgtattattaatagctatacaattattaaaatgtggACTGTAGATTGCGTACTTTGACCATTTTAAAAACGTTATCATTGAACAATTCGATGTTTTTCTATCGTTagaattgtctttttttttaacctACATTATCTAAATTGTCAGCTTTAATTAATTACGTTATGGCTCTTAGCTCTTGTGTGCGCATGCGCATATAAATATCAACAATTGATGTTTATcactaatatttttttcaatttcagttGCCAGATCAAGTTTTATTAAACATCAGAATACAGTAAGACAGATGCCGATAACTGCACAACTTCCAAAATATCGATACCTAGACACGGCGGCCTTGCCATACTCATTCAAGACTCCTAGATCAGAGGCTAAAGAGGCATTCAGTAACCTAACATCACCGGAACAAACCATCACAAACCTTTCGAAAGGCAAGCTAGAGAATAACGCTAGAACAAAAGACCAGAGGAAAGTTCATTTTCAGTTAGGTTCCGATGAACCATCAGCAGTTTCAGAGTCTCATGGTGAGTTCATAAGATGTCGATCTGTGGGAAATGAAGTGCCGAGTGCTGGTAAAAAGAACATGTACGATCCAAGGTTTAACCACATCACAGCAAGGTATGTGgtattaattaaaatcaatacATTAATTTCGACTCGATATACACACATCTAGTAACAACAAATACCTAGTTCAATCAATTGACTAAAGCGTTAAAAATATCGTTTTAAAGTTCcgaaataaaaactgaaaaaaaaaataaacataaaaaaggccatatacatggctgcagttaCGTGCTCACGTTAGTTTTACCgatcgaccaaccgaccgaccgaaatagtgagctgtagagttgcACGCAACTACAAATATGTAAACAATTGATGAATATTTCAAACATTACacatgtaaaatattaaaagaataTGACGAAAGGGCTAGCTATGTAAGAGTCCtgtatgacgtcatgataaaccATGACCCAAATATGGTTATTACGCAATAGGCCTATTCAGGTAGTCACCCGGATATCCGGGTCATACAGTACCTTTCTCGTTCACGGCATTATATAAGGATACAAGTTTAATGACACCTGTATTATCTCTTTCTAAAAACTAATACggaagtagtagtagtagtattctAGTGCCAAAGTTCGGACGACATTTTGTGACAGGGTAACTGAACGTGATATCCGATACACTTGTGACCCAAAAAAGTACCTCCTTAAAAAAGATGACTCCTGAATAGTTAATTTGCCATAGTGtttaatactactgtatgtatactTTGTTCAACATATTGCCCTCGTTGGTTCACGGGAAATGGTCCACTTAATAGAGTTGTCCCAAAAAAAGGTTTTCAAGGAACGATGTAGGCCTACGGGCAATAACAGTGTGTTAATAACCAAAGAGTTGAACTTCCTCATGTAACTCATTATATTCAACCACTTTCCTTTTGGGCAGAAATTTGATCAGAGCCTGAGAATTATAGTGTGATTACAGGGAGGTGGTCAACGTGATATTATTCACATTAAACTTGTAGGCCTAGTTGTGATactatttattcttctaatAGGACTAGGGCCGAAAAACGTGCGAAAGgtacataaatttaaatcataaaaGCGCTGCGACATCACATGCTAATACCCGATTGTTGAACTTAAGCTTAAgagtttaataaaatttaaaaagcataataaaaaaaaatataatataatcaaattttgtaaataaaagtaataaaagagGGCGATCTTCTCTGAATTGTAGATCCTCGGTATTTTACTTGTTACAAGTATATcgtttttttgtaattaaacaaaattcagaaactattatttatattactttaaagcaaaaatacCCAAGACTTGCAAAAGAACCCGATGTCGTGGAATACTTTTGATACGTTAAGGATGAACAAGAAAGGCTACTTCAA
The window above is part of the Antedon mediterranea chromosome 10, ecAntMedi1.1, whole genome shotgun sequence genome. Proteins encoded here:
- the LOC140061294 gene encoding uncharacterized protein translates to MMTTSKFTGGIERRREEMYGDTKFDRLNEMKHCLTTDNVSKIHKEGSTGRWESTTKTTYIVSKNKGRQPAEFGVPISSSFQRESHFTMRADGSKIDDAIYKSSIAMKDYNKKSTEIMPTLKPDRTINLADMQPRYWKDNRFGSSLYRTDFSNMVVLANEGSQTQEMKDLKEKQNELRRHNIKDVRKSHFSLGYDQSKFSSETCDSYFNTKLDTNNGDHEDTPAMFTKKMVEDEQNSAVFRHGDYNFSNILPSISTFNRDYNATIKPLKAAGFIEVTKSKKGRFLDRAPRQERNEVLLAYNQDSGSSASEPSRTQREEVCSTLKQICMQYDLNKNGYISKDALIRASNCLLDPIPQNDFDDILRVSKRGMSGTIDYNDFIKQYLDYDYKPNLEEEIVVTAHDPKESFNFDDIPGLESTDGNKSTSWPPKTTQGNPLLVTSELGKDYQTTAHFKFGHDGENPASIYRNDFDMKGHQTDQELAKPPISSEVMHKSENPEFGKSTKQTDYITFRKETMNGNDEMAKKNKSRHSKNSVHLACDEKNHMEDRQTSVARSSFIKHQNTVRQMPITAQLPKYRYLDTAALPYSFKTPRSEAKEAFSNLTSPEQTITNLSKGKLENNARTKDQRKVHFQLGSDEPSAVSESHGEFIRCRSVGNEVPSAGKKNMYDPRFNHITASKNTQDLQKNPMSWNTFDTLRMNKKGYFNGQSSSMTPLHLSLQRAFSELDPDGTGKITKEHMKDICRNYKLNISQISIEALLRKCDRYDDGNVNYQVFLKNLTPQQVPEGVSAAHSDSTMSNDFRPLQQRSFTDAQLRTISHMNKKPTLPQSSHLFHMDENRGNNFISTMNQDFLQPEIQPRTWIPSDAC